In the genome of Danio rerio strain Tuebingen ecotype United States chromosome 23, GRCz12tu, whole genome shotgun sequence, one region contains:
- the commd7 gene encoding COMM domain-containing protein 7 (The RefSeq protein has 3 substitutions compared to this genomic sequence), with translation MLQLHFTNDALPDNVSTDFQNLNKFSEQQFVSLTDILYQFLLEPKESERFLHQLTEFAGENGMSAGPLRALMKSILLLPHGALKRNLTAEQIKLDLLSLGLNEDKASHFSDQWRVHYPVLARLAVGQTLMVNQLVDMEWKFGVTVGTSELQKTGNIFLQLKLVIRKGNMTENVYMELTLPQFYSFLHEMERAKASMDCFS, from the exons ATGTTGCAGTTGCATTTCACCAATGATGCTTTACCTGACAATGTCAGCACTGACTTTCAAAATCTGAATAAATTCAGTGAACAG CAATTTGTGAGTCTGACAGATATCTTATACCAGTTTCTTCTAGAACCCAAAGAG TCAGAGCGATTTCTGCATCAGCTGACGGAGTTTGCTGGAGAGAATGGGATGAGCGCAGGGCCACTGAGGGCTCTGATGAAGAGCATCCTCCTCCTGCCTCATG GTGCTTTAAAAAGAAACCTAACAGCTGAACAGATCAAACTGGACCTTCTCTCATTAG GATTAAATGAAGACAAGGCCAGTCATTTCTCTGACCAG TGGAGAGTGCACTACCCTGTTTTAGCCAGGCTGGCTGTGGGACAGACACTCATGGTCAACCAGCTTGTTGACATGGAGTGGAAATTTGGTG TTACTGTTGGTACAAGTGAGCAGCAAAAGACTGGAAACATTTTTCTACAG CTGAAACTAGTGATCAGAAAAGGAAACACGACAGAAAATGTATACATGG AGCTCACTTTACCGCAGTTTTATAACTTTCTTCATGAGATGGAGCGAGCCAAAGCCAGTATGGATTGTTTCAGTTAA